Proteins co-encoded in one Arachis hypogaea cultivar Tifrunner chromosome 11, arahy.Tifrunner.gnm2.J5K5, whole genome shotgun sequence genomic window:
- the LOC112721641 gene encoding protein FAR1-RELATED SEQUENCE 5: MEFNNPKEAARIYEEYSRVKGFAVRQGKKIKNKRGEFVWITYLCNREGFRNKKWLEKQDRKREHKVVTRCGCPAKMRIKPRIGTGKWFVARFVNDHNHDLLPQKFVEYLPAHRRISDVDIAHMDSLRQVGISIPKIYESIAAQAGGFNRLSFTKRDMYNEVRRQRSLQNGDVNAALRFLEVASRRDEKMYWRYEVGVGQHMCDLFWSDGRSQEDFKLFGDVLAFDATYGRNKYNLPVVVFSGVNNHNQTCVFATAMVSSETQSSYVWVLRKFLECMDGRAPKAIITDGDRSMRLAIHEVFPDAHHRLCAWHLLKNAISNVCMPRFTSLFRHCMLADIEVEEFELQWEAMVSECGVKDHKWVKDLYSKKLLWATAYIRGRFFAGIRTTSRCESLHAKLGRFVESRYGILEFITNFQQCVEFLRDNEDELEFRSSYGTPVIQTEFPELEKSGAMNFTREIFARYRESLKRCVRVTVLGCIESEGTCTYVTQKYRRPEKRWSVTHHGMSDTFVCTCLRMESFRLPCVHILAVLVRLDIGSLPKSLVLQRWSKAAKVEMSGVNQVDNTEAFYRSRVGAFLQHCKRFARVACQSEENFKVYTEKVVKDTLRLEMINGDAGAGAGSPHAAQGVRDPIGVRTKGTGRANELVGSRAVKRRKCSTCGCLGHRRTRCPNGPRVTTSYTEQNTMPSQRMPNRDLTVSYAGNESNTCRRRVG; the protein is encoded by the exons ATGGAGTTCAACAATCCTAAGGAAGCTGCTCGTATATATGAAGAGTACAGCCGGGTGAAGGGTTTTGCTGTTCGACAAGGTAAGAAGATAAAAAACAAGAGAGGAGAATTTGTGTGGATTACGTATTTGTGCAATAGAGAAGGTTTTCGGAACAAGAAATGGTTAGAAAAGCAGGATCGCAAAAGAGAGCACAAGGTTGTCACCCGTTGTGGGTGTCCTGCCAAGATGCGGataaagccaagaattggcacgGGAAAGTGGTTTGTGGCACGTTTTGTGAATGACCATAACCATGATCTCTTGCCTCAAAAGTTTGTGGAGTACTTGCCTGCGCATAGGAGGATTTCGGATGTTGACATAGCGCACATGGATAGCCTGCGGCAAGTGGGAATTTCAATCCCGAAAATATACGAGTCAATAGCAGCACAAGCTGGGGGTTTCAACCGTTTATCATTCACCAAGCGAGACATGTACAACGAGGTTAGGCGACAACGGTCCTTGCAGAATGGTGATGTCAATGCAGCACTAAGGTTCTTGGAGGTGGCTTCTAGGAGAGATGAGAAGATGTATTGGAGGTACGAGGTAGGGGTTGGTCAACACATGTGTGACTTATTCTGGAGTGACGGTCGTAGTCAGGAGGATTTCAAATTATTCGGTGATGTTCTTGCCTTTGATGCTACCTACGGACGAAACAAATACAATCTTCCAGTCGTTGTTTTCTCTGGGGTTAACAATCACAACCAGACATGTGTTTTTGCAACCGCAATGGTATCAAGTGAAACACAATCTTCGTATGTATGGGTTCTAAGAAAATTTCTTGAATGTATGGATGGCAGAGCTCCGAAGGCCATAATAACTGACGGGGATAGATCAATGCGACTAGCTATCCATGAGGTCTTTCCCGATGCTCATCATAGGCTTTGCGCATGGCACCTATTGAAAAATGCTATTTCCAATGTATGTATGCCGAGGTTCACATCCTTGTTTAGGCACTGCATGCTAGCAGACATAGAGGTGGAGGAGTTTGAGTTGCAGTGGGAAGCGATGGTGAGTGAGTGTGGCGTGAAGGatcataagtgggtgaaggatttaTACTCGAAGAAATTGTTGTGGGCCACAGCTTACATACGTGGAAGGTTCTTTGCTGGCATTAGGACGACTTCCCGATGCGAATCATTGCATGCGAAGCTTGGGCGGTTTGTGGAGAGCAGGTACGGGATTCTTGAATTCATAACAAATTTCCAGCAGTGTGTGGAATTCCTCAGAGACAACGAAGATGAGCTAGAGTTTCGATCATCATATGGGACCCCTGTAATCCAAACAGAGTTTCCCGAGCTGGAAAAATCAGGTGCAATGAATTTCACACGTGAGATTTTTGCAAGATACCGGGAGTCGTTGAAGAGGTGTGTGCGTGTTACAGTGTTAGGGTGCATAGAATCGGAAGGCACATGTACATACGTGACTCAGAAATATAGGAGGCCAGAGAAGAGGTGGAGCGTGACTCACCATGGAATGTCCGACACTTTTGTATGCACTTGCTTAAGGATGGAATCTTTCAGACTTCCTTGCGTCCACATACTTGCAGTGCTTGTCCGATTAGACATTGGGTCCCTCCCGAAGAGCCTGGTGCTGCAACGATGGTCGAAGGCAGCCAAGGTTGAAATGTCTGGGGTTAATCAAGTCGACAACACGGAGGCGTTTTATCGTAGCCGTGTTGGTGCGTTCTTGCAACATTGCAAAAGGTTCGCTCGGGTTGCTTGTCAGAGTGAAGAGAACTTCAAGGTGTACACAGAGAAAGTGGTAAAGGACACACTGAGGCTAGAAATGATAAATGGGGACGCTGGTGCTGGTGCAGGGAGTCCTCATGCGGCGCAGGGGGTTAGAGACCCAATTGGCGTTCGCACAAAGGGGACCGGGCGTGCTAATGAGCTGGTTGGTTCAAGGGCTGTCAAGCGGAGGAAGTGCAGCACATGCGGTTGCCTAGGTCATAGACGTACTCGATGTCCCAACGGGCCACGAGTAACAACTTCATATACAGAGCAGAACACCATGCCAAGTCAGCGTATGCCTAATAGAGACCTAACG GTGTCATATGCTGGCAATGAAAGCAACACTTGTCGAAGGAGGGTAGGCTAA
- the LOC112721642 gene encoding uncharacterized protein, with amino-acid sequence MIPRPLGSSLKEWKHDIHSSDSKVAPMAPPADKRGPAKKPIGDEGKFFTHLRTPSEKGKGTVVAADTEGSLFDLIVPNSPGYDNDDLRGLPVWTQFESTTCVAGLYASSPQPTGPCKLPKLERIEVTATDATPPSTLKRMMASAFHAVRQTSPLSHEATETVPAIRRNRIENNSNCVPMAYEMAFRPTPEMELTMEQTKLANQISCICLWEEAPFGIITQKGPTRYNIRSFNSFNVNIRPGIQYSCPVITHHLRCLCGRRRTLNKEVLFRYGGFSIPRGVFMSLVPPWTPHTNLINTASMIGSMVASKLMAPHIWYFPSNLADEVLSGATMDRLQAAYTLPWMPETNNLHYVFVPIWEPADVWYLIMLDVKESRVYAFDVNKTPDSIIRREANMTRICRMLGKLFMLNRNLVNFRHGNPNPANWGNFHYPAGLPTDVDRWTLQFGVFIGSCTKADSVRGYSILWLMPILLG; translated from the exons ATGATTCCGAGGCCCCTCGGCAGCAGCCTCAAAGAATGGAAGCATGACATCCACTCCTCCGACAGTAAGGTCGCTCCTATGGCTCCACCTGCTGACAAAAGGGGCCCAGCGAAGAAGCCTATTGGCGATGAGGGCAAATTTTTTACTCACCTTAGAACACCATCTGAGAAAGGCAAGGGAACCGTGGTTGCGGCAGATACCGAAGGTAGCCTGTTTGATCTCATTGTACCCAACTCGCCTGGATATGACAACGAC GACCTCCGTGGTCTGCCGGTGTGGACACAGTTTGAGTCAACAACCTGCGTCGCCGGATTGTATGCATCAAGCCCCCAGCCTACTGGGCCCTGTAAGCTGCCGAAGCTGGAGCGAATCGAGGTTACTGCCACTGATGCAACTCCTCCGTCGACGCTGAAGCGAATGATGGCCTCTGCATTTCACGCTGTACGTCAAACGAGTCCCCTATCTCATGAGGCAACCGAAACTGTTCCCGCAATTAGGCGCAATCGCATTGAAAACAACAGCAACTGTGTTCCAATG GCTTACGAGATGGCATTCAGGCCAACTCCCGAAATGGAGCTGACCATGGAGCAAACCAAATTAGCAAACCAAATTAGCTGCATATGTCTTTGGGAAGAAGCGCCCTTTGGC attatcACCCAAAAAGGTCCAACACGTTACAACATCAGAAGCTTCAACTCCTTCAACGTGAACATCAGGCCAGGGATTCAATATTCATGTCCAGTTATCACCCATCATTTACGGTGCCTATGTGGGCGAAGGCGAACCCTAAATAA GGAGGTTCTGTTCCGGTATGGAGGGTTCAGCATTCCCCGGGGTGTTTTCATGTCGTTGGTGCCTCCATGGACACCTCACACTAAt CTTATCAACACTGCCTCAATGATTGGGTCCATGGTTGCTTCAAAGCTGATGGCACCCCATATATGGTACTTTCCGTCTAACTTAGCAGACGAGGTCCTCAGCGGTGCTACTATGGATCGGCTACAGGCTGCGTATACACTGCCTTGGATGCCAGAAACAAATAATCTCCACTAT GTTTTTGTGCCCATCTGGGAGCCAGCAGATGTGTGGTACCTGATAATGCTTGATGTTAAGGAATCAAGGGTGTATGCATTTGACGTCAACAAAACCCCCGACAGCATTATTAGAAGAGAGGCCAACATGACTCGCATT TGTCGCATGTTGGGGAAGTTGTTCATGTTGAATCGGAACCTGGTCAACTTTAGGCATGGGAACCCAAATCCTGCAAATTGGGGCAACTTCCACTACCCAGCAGGTCTTCCGACCGATGTTGACAG gtggacaTTGCAGTTTGGTGTCTTTATTGGCTCCTGCACGAAGGCGGATTCAGTCCGAGGATATTCAATCCTTTG GTTGATGCCGATACTGTTAGGATGA
- the LOC140176378 gene encoding uncharacterized protein produces the protein MLSLACGDPQNGRRLVLNRKVWAPMQPPSVRAKERLAIHALRTRFLQLLHLNNDNQPTHHLVPPKPKRWEVISVRMTKMLKKACTRLNITEPIYRSMMNNTHHGRRLHRHLVAVVPPGSSEAIVSEGRFAYDAAVSKEDCARLCIRHLCRAVDGYVYDYNFDLVLRWKERYLDLARELGATQARLEEVERYKDALRNALYNSGRTAHSSQEATHPLDEDPTV, from the exons ATGCTTTCGTTGGCGTGTGGTGACCCACAAAACGGAAGAAGACTGGTACTGAATAGAAAAGTTTGGGCACCAATGCAGCCACCCTCAGTACGCGCTAAGGAGCGACTAGCTATCCATGCATTACGCACTCGATTCCTGCAGCTACTGCACCTGAATAATGATAACCAACCCA CCCACCATCTTGTTCCACCTAAGCCAAAGCGCTGGGAAGTTATTTCCGTCCGCATGACAAAGATGCTGAAGAAGGCCTGCACCAGACTAAACATAACGGAACCTATCTATCGTTCAATGATGAATAACACACACCATGGTCGCCGACTTCACCGTCACCTAGTCGCGGTCGTCCCTCCTGGGAGCTCCGAGGCAATTGTTTCTGAAGGCCGATTCGCATACGATGCCGCAGTTAGCAAGGAAGACTGTGCTCGCCTCTGCATTCGCCACCTATGCCGGGCTGTGGATGGTTACGTATACGATTACAACTTTGATCTTGTACTTCGGTGGAAAGAAAGATACCTTGATCTGGCTCGTGAGTTGGGAGCTACCCAGGCCAGATTAGAGGAAGTCGAACGTTACAAGGATGCGTTACGCAATGCCCTTTATAATTCCGGCAGAACCGCTCATTCCTCACAGGAAGCAACACATCCCCTGGACGAAGATCCTACTGTGTAG